From Thermus sediminis, a single genomic window includes:
- a CDS encoding type II toxin-antitoxin system VapC family toxin: MSLTALDTGFFVRLLQGEGRAVDRWRALVEGEGEGVVSGLSLVELLRLSLRGAIGRVVHLGEGGPKEDAGLLLDAIPAVCRVVWPDWAIGERAARLSHGLALPLVDALVLATALEAGSEELWTTDVHLTAYEGRMRVVRL; encoded by the coding sequence GTGAGCTTGACCGCCCTTGACACGGGCTTCTTCGTGCGCCTTCTCCAAGGGGAAGGGAGGGCCGTGGACCGGTGGCGGGCCCTGGTGGAGGGGGAAGGGGAGGGGGTGGTGTCGGGCCTCTCCCTGGTGGAGCTCCTCCGCCTCTCCCTGAGGGGCGCCATTGGGCGGGTGGTTCATTTGGGGGAAGGGGGCCCCAAAGAGGACGCCGGGCTTCTCCTTGACGCCATCCCTGCCGTGTGCCGGGTGGTATGGCCAGACTGGGCCATCGGGGAGAGGGCGGCCCGCCTCTCCCACGGCCTGGCCCTGCCCCTGGTGGACGCCCTCGTGCTGGCCACCGCCCTGGAGGCGGGGTCGGAGGAGCTTTGGACCACGGACGTCCACCTGACGGCCTACGAGGGGCGGATGCGGGTGGTCCGGCTCTAG
- a CDS encoding ribbon-helix-helix protein, CopG family, producing the protein MRLTVHLPDDLARLLKQAALNEGKSMSALTAEALALYLQERRRRALGLKVLERAGKARVDPGALEALEEGRRELDRP; encoded by the coding sequence ATGCGCCTAACCGTCCACCTCCCAGACGACCTGGCCCGCCTCCTCAAGCAGGCCGCCCTGAACGAGGGGAAGTCCATGAGCGCCCTCACCGCCGAGGCCCTGGCCCTCTACCTCCAGGAGAGGCGCAGGCGGGCCCTGGGCCTGAAGGTGCTGGAGCGGGCGGGAAAGGCCCGGGTGGACCCGGGGGCCCTCGAGGCCCTGGAGGAGGGCCGGCGTGAGCTTGACCGCCCTTGA